A single Paratractidigestivibacter faecalis DNA region contains:
- a CDS encoding ParA family protein has protein sequence MRTIAISNYKGGVGKTTTAVNLAAIFAARGLRTLLVDLDPQASATDFFGLYDRAASERRTSVELLYGGAPVEEVAYAAGEGLDVVASTIDLVDQNEMLLREQRLKFALDDASGSYDACLIDCSPVMRRLAFNAYLAAAEGGMVVIPVKLDSTVMRGTALTVEATRSIADALRMPTPRWKILRTCVPGRMTNAEATGAAVLDGFFPGEQFETVIHASSKVCEGSWQWKPVAAFEPGSRPARDYEALADEVSRELA, from the coding sequence ATGCGCACGATAGCCATTTCCAACTACAAGGGAGGCGTCGGCAAGACGACGACCGCCGTGAACCTGGCGGCGATCTTCGCCGCCCGGGGCCTTCGGACCCTGCTCGTCGACCTCGACCCGCAGGCGTCTGCCACCGACTTCTTCGGCCTCTACGACCGGGCCGCATCCGAGCGGCGCACCTCGGTCGAGCTGCTCTACGGCGGCGCGCCCGTGGAGGAGGTCGCCTACGCCGCCGGGGAGGGCCTCGACGTGGTGGCCTCGACCATCGACCTCGTCGACCAGAACGAGATGCTCCTGCGCGAGCAGCGACTCAAGTTCGCCCTCGACGACGCCTCGGGCTCCTACGATGCCTGCCTCATCGACTGCAGCCCCGTGATGCGCAGGCTCGCCTTCAACGCCTACCTCGCCGCGGCGGAGGGCGGCATGGTCGTCATCCCCGTGAAGCTCGACTCCACCGTGATGCGCGGCACGGCGCTCACCGTCGAGGCGACGCGCTCCATCGCCGACGCCCTGCGCATGCCCACGCCCAGATGGAAGATACTGCGCACCTGCGTTCCCGGCCGCATGACCAACGCCGAGGCCACGGGCGCGGCCGTGCTCGACGGGTTCTTCCCGGGCGAGCAGTTCGAGACGGTAATCCACGCGAGCAGCAAGGTCTGCGAGGGCAGCTGGCAGTGGAAGCCGGTGGCCGCCTTCGAGCCGGGGAGCCGCCCCGCGCGCGACTACGAGGCTCTCGCCGACGAGGTGTCCCGTGAGCTCGCCTAG
- a CDS encoding YraN family protein, with the protein MNDMKEKAMGAVKAFLERKGYEIVDEAWQGPEGIGGIDLVAVDEDGTLVFVDATVRIGTDGFPEAHRARGMREALAATWLAGNGDDYADTPVRFDEVAMMVVKENRALLRHHVNCFGEMEPLS; encoded by the coding sequence ATGAACGACATGAAGGAAAAGGCGATGGGCGCGGTCAAGGCCTTCCTCGAGCGCAAGGGCTACGAGATCGTCGACGAGGCCTGGCAGGGGCCCGAGGGCATCGGCGGGATCGACCTCGTGGCGGTGGACGAGGACGGGACCCTGGTGTTCGTCGACGCCACGGTCCGCATCGGGACGGACGGATTCCCCGAGGCCCACAGGGCGCGCGGGATGCGCGAGGCGCTGGCGGCGACGTGGCTCGCCGGCAACGGCGACGACTACGCCGACACCCCGGTCCGCTTCGACGAGGTGGCGATGATGGTCGTCAAGGAGAACCGAGCGCTCCTGCGCCACCACGTCAACTGCTTCGGCGAGATGGAGCCGCTCTCCTAG